One region of Streptomyces davaonensis JCM 4913 genomic DNA includes:
- a CDS encoding MFS transporter, protein MKTWHEIRRFPFAVRLLLVNQLGVNTGFYLLVPYLATHLTDDLGLSAAVVGVVLGVRNLSQQGLFLIGGSASDRLGARGVIIAGCALRTVGFGLFALGDSLAVLLAASVLSGLAGALFNPAVRAYLAQEAGGRQAEAFALFNVFATTGALIGPLLGSALLLVDFRTSALTAAGIFAVLTVAQALVLPARKTEPSGSGVLGDWREVLGNRDFLAFALAMVGMFTLENQLYLLLPEGARQATGWDGAAGLVFLVGTIANLALQLRITRGLKSRGDSSRWIAAGLAVMGLAFLPPLFNSPLTVLLGTLLLYLGLMIASPFVMELIPRFGRPELTGTYFGVFYVVSGIAAATGSAGIGWAMDSGGQLPWICCAVVGLASAGGMVRLHRRGALPRAAVERSLV, encoded by the coding sequence GTGAAGACCTGGCATGAGATACGCCGGTTCCCCTTCGCCGTACGCCTGTTGCTGGTCAACCAGCTCGGCGTCAACACCGGCTTCTACCTCCTCGTCCCCTACCTGGCCACCCACCTCACCGACGACCTGGGCCTGTCGGCGGCCGTCGTCGGAGTGGTCCTCGGGGTGCGCAACCTCAGCCAGCAGGGGCTGTTCCTCATCGGCGGCTCGGCCTCCGACCGGCTCGGCGCGCGGGGCGTCATCATCGCCGGATGCGCCCTGCGGACCGTCGGGTTCGGACTGTTCGCGCTCGGTGACTCGCTCGCCGTGCTGCTCGCCGCGTCCGTGCTCAGCGGACTCGCGGGGGCCCTGTTCAACCCGGCCGTCCGGGCCTATCTCGCCCAGGAGGCGGGCGGGCGCCAGGCGGAGGCGTTCGCGCTGTTCAACGTGTTCGCCACGACCGGCGCGCTGATCGGACCGCTGCTGGGCAGCGCCCTGCTCCTCGTCGACTTCCGGACCTCCGCGCTGACCGCCGCCGGTATCTTCGCGGTGCTCACCGTGGCGCAGGCCCTCGTACTGCCCGCGCGGAAGACCGAGCCGAGCGGCAGCGGCGTCCTCGGCGACTGGCGCGAGGTCCTCGGCAACCGGGACTTCCTGGCCTTCGCCCTGGCCATGGTCGGCATGTTCACCCTGGAGAACCAGCTGTACCTGCTGCTCCCGGAGGGCGCCCGGCAGGCCACCGGCTGGGACGGGGCGGCGGGCCTGGTCTTCCTCGTCGGGACCATCGCCAACCTCGCCCTTCAGCTGCGGATCACCCGCGGCCTCAAGTCCCGTGGCGACAGCTCCCGTTGGATCGCGGCAGGGCTGGCGGTGATGGGACTGGCCTTCCTGCCGCCCCTGTTCAACAGCCCGCTCACCGTCCTGCTCGGCACCCTGCTCCTGTACCTCGGCCTCATGATCGCCTCCCCGTTCGTCATGGAACTCATCCCCCGCTTCGGCCGCCCCGAGCTGACCGGCACCTACTTCGGTGTCTTCTACGTCGTCTCCGGGATCGCGGCCGCGACAGGCAGCGCCGGCATCGGATGGGCCATGGACAGCGGCGGGCAACTGCCCTGGATCTGCTGTGCCGTTGTCGGCCTCGCCTCGGCGGGCGGGATGGTCCGGCTGCACCGGCGCGGGGCGCTGCCGCGCGCTGCCGTGGAGCGGAGCCTCGTATGA
- a CDS encoding class I SAM-dependent methyltransferase, with amino-acid sequence MTGRNLLTDQPALYEARFPDVERLAGRWAEDCLRRHGAGPRVLDMGCGTGRDAAHLSAAGRTVTGADRSETMLAHARSHHPGPTYLQADLHGFDFGRAAHDAVLCLDSALLYCHTNAQLDGFLASCRRTLTWGGLLVAELRNGAYFLGRTDLLDRPVETAFAWEGTEYRSTTTLSVDRTAQLLRRTRVWTTDDGARPATQHSAWRLLFPQELRHFLTAHGFDVLELHDGPGPRTEPPWREGQLPGTSADADRLHLVARLRTAWTPQRSRGQTCTTNVSPACADAASSPPRPGPPPWP; translated from the coding sequence ATGACCGGCCGCAACCTGCTCACCGACCAACCGGCCCTGTACGAGGCCCGCTTCCCCGACGTCGAGCGGCTCGCCGGACGCTGGGCCGAGGACTGTCTGCGCCGCCACGGCGCCGGGCCGCGCGTCCTGGACATGGGCTGCGGCACCGGCCGGGACGCCGCCCACCTCAGTGCCGCGGGCCGTACCGTCACCGGCGCCGACCGCTCCGAGACCATGCTCGCGCACGCCCGAAGCCACCACCCCGGGCCCACGTACCTCCAAGCCGACCTGCACGGCTTCGACTTCGGCCGGGCCGCCCACGACGCCGTCCTCTGCCTGGACAGCGCCCTGCTGTACTGCCACACCAACGCCCAGCTCGACGGCTTCCTCGCCTCCTGCCGCCGCACCCTGACCTGGGGCGGGCTGCTGGTCGCGGAGCTGCGCAACGGGGCGTACTTCCTGGGCCGTACCGACCTGCTCGACCGGCCCGTCGAGACCGCCTTCGCCTGGGAGGGCACCGAGTACCGGTCCACGACCACCCTGTCCGTCGACCGCACCGCCCAACTCCTGCGCCGTACCCGGGTATGGACCACGGACGACGGGGCGCGACCTGCCACACAGCACTCCGCCTGGCGGCTGCTGTTCCCGCAGGAGCTGCGGCACTTCCTCACCGCGCACGGCTTCGACGTGCTCGAACTCCACGACGGGCCCGGCCCGCGCACCGAACCCCCTTGGCGGGAGGGCCAGTTGCCCGGCACGTCGGCCGACGCCGACCGGCTGCATCTGGTCGCCCGCCTTCGCACCGCCTGGACACCCCAGAGATCCCGAGGACAGACATGCACGACGAACGTTTCCCCGGCCTGCGCCGACGCGGCTTCCTCGCCGCCACGACCGGGGCCGCCGCCATGGCCGTAG
- a CDS encoding ABC transporter substrate-binding protein, with amino-acid sequence MHDERFPGLRRRGFLAATTGAAAMAVVGCGSSTDDQSRTTKRGGRLRAAFAGGGASETLDPHLANLFADVARAKALYDKLADYGADLSAQPRLAEKWEPNKTLDRWQVTLRQATFHNGKPVTAADVLHSYRRITDPEQAFRAKASLEPIDLDASRATGERGIEFVLKRPTAEFPNILAAFGAYIVPEGATDFDHRPIGSGPFRFVSFAPGRSAVFRRYEDYWEGAPHLDELEIVVANEESARVNALLGGQVEYAHELNPTTARAHEGKGQIEIVRLRGSAMQAFCMKTDRAPFDDRRVREAFFLIADRQELVDGALSGAGQIGNDLFGKGYQYYADSLPQREQDLDRAKSLLKRAGAEKLKVTLDTSAVAAGFTEAAGIFRDQAAKAGVTIDVRMGSKDSYWSDILDSGTLSCYRSGAMPIEAHISQRLLTDSTTNATHWRHKDFDALYQQAQSTRDTGERAAVYERMQRRLYAEGGFLIWGFADWIIGTARNVKGVDTDAPANTLDWARFDTVWLA; translated from the coding sequence ATGCACGACGAACGTTTCCCCGGCCTGCGCCGACGCGGCTTCCTCGCCGCCACGACCGGGGCCGCCGCCATGGCCGTAGTGGGCTGCGGCAGCAGCACCGACGATCAGTCCAGGACCACCAAGCGGGGCGGCCGACTGCGCGCCGCCTTCGCCGGGGGCGGCGCGAGCGAGACCCTCGACCCGCATCTGGCGAACCTCTTCGCCGACGTCGCCCGCGCCAAGGCCCTCTACGACAAGCTCGCCGACTACGGCGCCGACCTCTCCGCCCAGCCCCGCCTCGCGGAGAAGTGGGAGCCCAACAAGACCCTGGACCGCTGGCAGGTGACCCTCCGTCAAGCCACCTTCCACAACGGCAAGCCGGTCACCGCAGCCGACGTCCTGCACAGCTACCGCCGCATCACCGACCCCGAGCAGGCGTTCCGGGCCAAGGCGTCCCTGGAGCCCATCGACCTCGACGCCAGCCGGGCCACCGGGGAGCGTGGCATCGAGTTCGTCCTGAAGCGCCCGACGGCCGAATTCCCCAACATCCTGGCCGCGTTCGGCGCCTACATCGTGCCCGAGGGCGCCACCGACTTCGATCATCGGCCGATCGGGTCGGGCCCGTTCCGGTTCGTCTCCTTCGCGCCCGGCCGGTCGGCGGTGTTCCGCCGCTACGAGGATTACTGGGAGGGCGCTCCCCACCTCGACGAGCTCGAAATCGTCGTCGCCAACGAGGAGTCCGCCCGCGTCAACGCCCTCCTCGGCGGACAGGTCGAGTACGCCCACGAGCTGAACCCCACCACCGCCCGCGCCCACGAGGGCAAGGGGCAGATCGAGATCGTGCGGCTGCGGGGCAGCGCCATGCAGGCGTTCTGCATGAAGACCGACCGGGCACCCTTCGACGACCGCCGGGTCCGCGAGGCGTTCTTCCTCATCGCCGACCGGCAGGAACTCGTCGACGGCGCCCTGTCCGGCGCGGGCCAGATCGGCAACGACCTGTTCGGCAAGGGGTACCAGTACTACGCCGACTCCCTGCCCCAGCGCGAACAGGACCTCGACCGGGCCAAGTCGCTGCTCAAGCGGGCCGGCGCCGAGAAGCTCAAGGTCACCCTCGACACCTCCGCCGTCGCCGCCGGATTCACCGAGGCCGCCGGAATCTTCCGCGACCAGGCGGCGAAGGCAGGCGTCACGATCGACGTCCGCATGGGCAGCAAGGACTCCTACTGGAGCGACATCCTCGACTCCGGCACCCTGTCCTGCTACCGCTCCGGCGCGATGCCCATCGAGGCCCACATCTCCCAGCGCCTCCTCACCGACTCCACCACCAACGCGACCCACTGGCGCCACAAGGACTTCGACGCCCTGTATCAGCAGGCCCAGTCGACACGGGACACGGGGGAGCGGGCGGCGGTCTACGAGCGGATGCAGCGTCGGCTGTACGCGGAGGGCGGCTTCCTGATCTGGGGGTTCGCGGACTGGATCATCGGAACGGCGAGGAATGTGAAGGGGGTTGACACCGACGCGCCCGCCAACACCCTCGACTGGGCCCGCTTCGACACGGTGTGGCTGGCGTGA
- a CDS encoding ABC transporter permease encodes MTSSGLRSFVARRLLLGAAQTVAVVLLIFGLTEALPGDAAVALAGDQPDPARIKAIRESLNLDRPAHERFADWAAGLLHGDLGTSLTSGRPVTQYLTDAFGPTLLLATLTLTLLIPTGFGLGVLAARHEGRPADRLISSVTLAVYAVPEFALGVLLVTVFALKLAWLPPTAVGYGTDLLGHPAALVLPVLVLLSRPVCSLSRLVRAGMIDALAAPYTAHARRHGVPERRIRWLHALPNAAAPAVQQLARTVDWLLCGVIVVEALFVIPGLGTVLLNAVAERDVPVVQGLAVVFGVLTVVLNLGADLIAHRLTPRAEVAA; translated from the coding sequence GTGACTTCGAGTGGACTGCGCTCCTTCGTCGCCCGGCGGCTCCTCCTCGGGGCCGCTCAGACCGTTGCCGTGGTGCTGCTGATCTTCGGGCTCACCGAGGCGTTGCCGGGCGACGCGGCCGTAGCCCTCGCCGGAGATCAGCCCGACCCCGCGCGGATCAAAGCGATCAGAGAGTCTCTCAACCTGGACCGCCCCGCCCATGAGCGTTTCGCGGACTGGGCGGCGGGCCTCCTCCACGGCGACCTGGGCACCTCCCTCACCTCCGGCCGCCCGGTGACCCAGTACCTGACAGACGCCTTCGGACCGACCCTCCTGCTCGCCACCCTCACCCTCACCCTGCTCATCCCCACCGGCTTCGGCCTGGGCGTCCTCGCCGCCCGCCACGAGGGCCGCCCGGCCGACCGTCTGATCAGCTCCGTCACGCTCGCCGTCTACGCGGTCCCGGAGTTCGCACTGGGCGTGCTGCTGGTGACGGTGTTCGCGCTGAAACTGGCGTGGCTGCCGCCGACCGCCGTGGGCTACGGCACCGATCTGCTCGGCCATCCGGCCGCCCTCGTCCTGCCCGTCCTGGTGCTGCTCTCCCGCCCGGTGTGCTCGCTCAGCCGACTGGTCAGGGCCGGAATGATCGACGCCCTCGCCGCGCCGTACACCGCCCACGCCCGCCGCCACGGCGTCCCCGAGCGCCGGATCCGCTGGCTGCACGCCCTGCCCAACGCCGCCGCCCCCGCCGTACAGCAGCTCGCCCGCACGGTGGACTGGCTGCTGTGCGGAGTCATCGTCGTGGAGGCCCTGTTCGTGATCCCCGGACTCGGCACCGTCCTGCTCAACGCCGTCGCCGAACGCGACGTCCCCGTCGTGCAGGGGCTCGCGGTGGTGTTCGGGGTGCTGACCGTCGTACTCAACCTGGGCGCCGACCTGATCGCGCACCGGCTGACCCCGCGGGCGGAGGTGGCCGCATGA